One window of Chryseobacterium indologenes genomic DNA carries:
- a CDS encoding WG repeat-containing protein: MKNILNVLCIFTSVFVFSQTKSVKKITVKKGVKTAVKKGPAANKPNPDLVVINKDLPVLIPKKKGDHFGYVNQNGKFIIQPEYHIAVFFYEDCNLLNSPNEKVRKFGTKEYATVEKDMISYRIDQSGKRVYQFKEADFGKCIFEEYKQQLFQAYTMNGFYGIIEKSKFVNAADYRQFQIYPQYQYLYIMEGDDVANPMIVASNNDKFGVIDVNNKIIIPFEYANIKRNFSWKLGKMFEVTKDGSNYYYIDSNNKTY; encoded by the coding sequence ATGAAAAATATCCTTAATGTTTTATGCATTTTTACTTCGGTTTTTGTTTTTTCACAGACTAAATCTGTGAAGAAAATAACGGTGAAGAAAGGTGTGAAAACTGCGGTTAAGAAAGGGCCTGCAGCCAATAAACCTAATCCTGATTTAGTAGTAATCAATAAAGATCTTCCGGTTTTGATTCCTAAGAAAAAAGGAGATCATTTTGGGTATGTTAACCAGAACGGGAAATTCATTATTCAACCTGAATACCACATTGCCGTATTTTTTTATGAAGATTGCAACCTTTTGAATTCTCCTAATGAAAAAGTCAGAAAATTTGGAACAAAAGAATATGCTACAGTAGAAAAAGATATGATCTCTTATAGGATAGACCAGTCCGGAAAAAGAGTATACCAGTTCAAAGAAGCAGATTTTGGAAAATGTATCTTCGAAGAATATAAACAGCAGCTATTTCAGGCGTATACTATGAATGGCTTTTACGGAATTATTGAAAAATCAAAATTTGTGAATGCCGCAGATTACAGGCAGTTTCAGATTTATCCTCAATATCAGTATCTGTATATTATGGAAGGAGATGATGTGGCCAATCCTATGATTGTTGCTTCCAATAATGATAAATTTGGAGTGATTGATGTTAACAATAAGATCATTATTCCTTTTGAATACGCTAATATTAAAAGAAACTTCAGCTGGAAGCTGGGTAAGATGTTTGAAGTGACCAAAGATGGGTCGAATTACTATTATATTGACTCAAACAATAAAACCTACTAA
- a CDS encoding TonB-dependent receptor, with product MKGLFFLGLSVGSVAFMQAQNKDSLKVREIEAVNFTKRLPVAKEIINVQKDLDGKNLGQDLPILLKNQTSIISTSDAGNGVGYTGFRIRGVSGSGINVMMNGVPYNDSESQGTFFVNVPDLTSSASQIVIQRGVGTSNNGVSAFGASINVISKDPEEKFYFKTDDSYGSFNTYKYSAEIGSGKFWKNRLSVMGRYTHIHSDGYIDRASSNLHSYNFTALFEEGNTKLRLMAFGGKEKTYQAWNGIDRKTWETDPKFNVSGAIYDASWENIVSFYDNETDNYRQNHYQLLWEQKFSDRWNLETTFHYTKGKGYYENYKQGDPFSRYNLPDLTEGGQTVKYSDFIRKKWLNNDFYGVVSTLYGKFENLDLNVGVVANQYYGRHYGNVTGVFFPQIDESEYYRSRSIKNEVSGFAKALFIVDNFEFFGDLQLRKINYNTKILMAGDGEGADLSKNWLFFNPKAGVNYRIEGGKVFLSYAHAHREPNRDDLMANNDVKAEKLHDIEAGFEKQFGIVSFTANVYYMYYVNQLVLNGELNNVGAFIRTNSGKSYRRGVELGALAKLSKQWEVSGNVTLSQSRNQDFNIQNGDVPKSLGNTQISFSPNVIANLSLKFNPTKNFQFALMNQYVGKQYLDNTEDANLQLKDYFLTDFNAQYQFKIANNEIALKLLVNNLFNKKYVNNGSVYEGQPYYFSQAGTNFMFGVSWKIQ from the coding sequence ATGAAAGGATTATTTTTTTTAGGGCTTAGCGTAGGCTCAGTAGCCTTTATGCAGGCTCAGAATAAGGATTCTCTGAAAGTCAGAGAAATTGAGGCGGTCAACTTTACCAAAAGACTGCCAGTTGCAAAGGAAATCATCAATGTACAGAAAGATTTAGACGGGAAAAATTTAGGACAGGATCTTCCTATTCTTTTAAAAAATCAAACCTCCATTATTTCTACTTCAGATGCAGGAAATGGGGTAGGATATACCGGTTTTAGAATTCGTGGAGTTTCAGGAAGCGGGATTAATGTAATGATGAATGGTGTTCCATATAATGATTCTGAGAGCCAGGGAACTTTTTTTGTCAATGTTCCGGACCTTACAAGTTCTGCTTCACAGATTGTTATTCAAAGAGGGGTGGGAACCTCCAATAATGGTGTTTCTGCTTTCGGGGCAAGTATCAATGTAATTTCTAAAGATCCTGAAGAAAAGTTTTATTTTAAGACAGATGACAGCTACGGCTCATTCAATACCTATAAATATTCAGCTGAGATAGGTTCCGGTAAGTTCTGGAAAAACCGCCTTTCTGTAATGGGAAGATATACTCATATTCATTCTGACGGTTATATCGACAGGGCTTCTTCAAATTTACATTCTTATAATTTTACGGCCTTATTTGAAGAAGGGAATACCAAGTTACGGTTAATGGCTTTCGGTGGAAAAGAAAAAACCTACCAGGCATGGAACGGGATTGACCGTAAAACATGGGAAACCGATCCTAAATTCAATGTTTCAGGTGCAATTTATGATGCCAGCTGGGAGAATATTGTAAGCTTCTATGACAACGAAACAGACAATTACAGACAGAACCATTATCAATTGCTTTGGGAACAGAAATTCAGTGACCGGTGGAATCTTGAAACTACTTTTCACTATACCAAAGGAAAAGGATATTACGAAAATTACAAGCAGGGAGACCCTTTTTCCAGATACAATTTACCTGATCTGACTGAAGGAGGGCAAACTGTAAAATATTCAGATTTTATCAGAAAAAAATGGCTGAACAATGATTTTTATGGAGTTGTTTCAACGCTTTACGGAAAGTTTGAAAACTTAGACCTGAACGTGGGAGTTGTCGCCAATCAATATTACGGTAGACACTACGGAAATGTTACAGGTGTATTTTTTCCTCAGATTGATGAAAGCGAGTATTACAGAAGCCGTTCGATAAAGAATGAAGTATCCGGTTTTGCAAAAGCTTTGTTCATAGTAGATAATTTTGAATTTTTTGGTGATTTGCAGCTTAGAAAAATAAATTACAACACTAAGATCTTGATGGCTGGCGATGGTGAAGGTGCTGATTTAAGCAAAAACTGGTTGTTTTTTAATCCAAAAGCTGGTGTAAATTATAGAATTGAAGGAGGTAAAGTGTTCCTTTCATACGCTCATGCCCACCGTGAACCGAACAGAGATGATCTGATGGCAAATAACGATGTGAAAGCTGAAAAACTTCATGATATTGAAGCGGGTTTTGAAAAACAGTTTGGGATCGTATCATTTACTGCGAATGTGTATTATATGTATTATGTCAACCAATTGGTTTTAAATGGTGAACTTAACAATGTAGGAGCATTCATCAGAACCAATTCAGGGAAGAGCTACAGAAGAGGAGTGGAACTTGGTGCGTTGGCAAAATTATCCAAACAATGGGAGGTTTCAGGAAATGTGACCTTAAGCCAGAGTAGAAATCAGGACTTTAATATCCAAAATGGCGATGTTCCTAAAAGCCTAGGAAATACACAGATTTCATTCTCGCCGAATGTGATTGCCAATCTAAGTCTGAAATTCAACCCTACCAAAAACTTTCAGTTTGCTTTAATGAATCAGTATGTCGGGAAACAATATCTCGACAATACGGAAGATGCCAATCTGCAGCTTAAAGATTATTTCCTGACCGATTTCAATGCCCAGTATCAGTTTAAAATTGCCAATAATGAAATTGCATTAAAACTATTGGTCAATAACCTGTTCAACAAGAAATATGTCAACAACGGATCTGTGTACGAAGGGCAGCCTTATTATTTTTCACAGGCAGGAACCAATTTTATGTTTGGAGTGAGCTGGAAGATTCAGTAA